One window of the Colletotrichum destructivum chromosome 6, complete sequence genome contains the following:
- a CDS encoding Putative Zinc finger, PHD-type, Zinc finger, FYVE/PHD-type, Zinc finger, RING/FYVE/PHD-type, producing the protein MVSSRKRALQAAEDVPSEEPSMLHRIRNQWQFANLCQWIYLFGKVVKIDDSLDTEDIEAECLKPNAPVLQDIGLALLKFISSHRGLTHEMFDEYTRRQYLARAPEKNPFGTEETAAKFADLHVLTKIRVLQQMTQWVMIRPERVRDKMEDQKDVDQASWRIEPIGWDRDDRTYFVLDDNRVYRMTEPPTKPATPKKRSKSAKYGSRSNKRRRTSAAIGADDADQAVTEPADPAASVAPEEDGLGGMEWECLAVSLEDVQNLIASFHKTKDDNERVLRNQLQEHLLPILEKQEESRKRKEQQRERELLNLAKMANAKRSSRIANKAEQQRQEEQAQEEAKLMQTQRAVAKKEEQQRVRLEKERDSRLMSREKRLKEREVRRLQHERELSQLSEDNRSGSSRISERRLQAEIEKNKRALEELEVEEDDWIFDCICGVYGQVDDGTHSVACENCNVWQHSKCLGISETEAEKPEFHLICQSCKRRDAEAAAKPKTTIKLKVQRPADTSSSPSNQKPLKENITHPSASRQVVEAPTPIVEATAGPAPATDMSRVVQVKAEANSPMEHRGSSLLRTANGTPAADTPPARSSVSLDQANQAQPAKEASPTPTTPKKGGKGDHHKFHYLSNDSEALPGGGDKLPASPIRVERTPGPIDATSPRHGNSSLMATPIISREHGIPGSAHSSFTLPAPEGGLSPTKHSPPMPRPQPPSIKTPALPSVLPPVATLSPSPRQQILTPPIKPIEPVRRPQPSKASSGSV; encoded by the exons ATGGTATCATCACGCAAAAGGGCATTGCAAGCGGCCGAGGATGTTCCCTCCGAAGAGCCGTCAATGCTCCATCGCATACGAAATCAATGGCAATTCGCCAACTTGTGTCAGTGGATCTATCTCTTCGGCAAGGTCGTCAAAATTGATGACAGTCTGGACACAGAA GATATCGAGGCCGAATGCCTGAAGCCGAATGCCCCGGTCCTCCAAGACATAGGACTTGCTTTGCTAAAATTTATCTCGTCGCATCGCGGTTTGAC GCACGAAATGTTCGATGAGTACACGCGGCGACAATATCTGGCGAGAGCTCCCGAGAAGAACCCATTCGGAACAGAGGAGACTGCAGCCAAGTTTGCAGATCTACATGTTTTAACCAAG ATACGAGTTCTTCAGCAAATGACACAATGGGTCATGATCCGCCCCGAGCGCGTCAGAGACAAGATGGAAGATCAGAAGGACGTCGACCAAGCTAGCTGG AGGATAGAGCCCATCGGTTGGGACAGAGATGACCGTACCTACTTCGTTCTCGACGACAATAGAGTCTACCGCATGACCGAGCCACCCACAAAGCCGGCGACACCCAAGAAGAGGTCAAAGAGTGCCAAGTACGGTTCCCGTTCAAACAAGAGACGGCGTACCTCTGCAGCAATTGGCGCAGATGATGCAGACCAAGCTGTGACAGAACCAGCCGATCCAGCCGCTTCTGTTGCACCTGAGGAGGATGGTCTTGGCGGCATGGAGTGGGAATGTCTCGCCGTTAGCTTGGAAGATGTACAGAACTTAATCGCCTCATTCCACAAGAccaaggacgacaacgagaGGGTTCTTCGGAACCAGCTTCAGGAACACTTGCTTCCGATTCTGGAGAAGCAAGAGGAGTCGAGGAAACGCAAGGAGCAACAGCGAGAAAGGGAGCTCCTGAATTTGGCCAAGATGGCAAATGCGAAGCGATCCAGCCGTATTGCGAACAAGGCGGAGCAACAGAGGCAAGAAGAACAGGCTCAAGAAGAGGCGAAGCTCATGCAAACTCAACGGGCAGTTGCAAAAAAGGAGGAGCAGCAACGAGTCAGGCTCGAGAAGGAACGGGACTCGAGACTGATGTCCCGAGAGAAACGACTCAAAGAGCGGGAAGTCCGACGTTTACAACACGAACGCGAGCTTTCCCAACTTTCGGAAGACAACCGCAGTGGTTCAAGTCGTATATCAGAGCGAAGACTGCAAGCGGAGATCGAAAAGAATAAGCGTGCACTCGAGGAGCTTGAAGTGGAAGAGGACGACTGGATATTTGACTGCATTTGTGGGGTCTACGGTCAAGTTGACGATGGTACACATAGTGTGGCTTGCGAGAACTGCAACGTCTGGCAACACAGTAAGTGTCTTGGCATCAGCGAGACTGAAGCTGAGAAGCCAGAGTTTCATCTCATTTGCCAATCTTGCAAACGGCGTGATGCCGAGGCAGCGGCAAAgcccaagacgaccatcaaGCTCAAGGTTCAACGTCCAGCGGATACCTCATCATCCCCTTCGAATCAAAAGCCCCTAAAGGAAAATATCACCCACCCGTCAGCATCAAGGCAGGTAGTGGAGGCTCCAACTCCGATTGTGGAAGCAACGGCAGGGCCAGCGCCCGCAACTGATATGTCAAGAGTTGTCCAAGTTAAGGCAGAGGCGAACTCGCCGATGGAACATCGTGGCTCGAGTCTCCTGAGAACAGCGAACGGGACTCCAGCTGCAGATACTCCTCCGGCCAGATCCTCTGTGTCCCTGGACCAAGCCAATCAAGCACAACCAGCCAAGGAGGCCAGCCCTACACCAACAACCCCAAAGAAGGGGGGCAAGGGAGATCATCACAAGTTCCACTATCTTTCTAATGACAGCGAAGCACTCCCTGGCGGTGGCGACAAGTTGCCAGCAAGCCCAATACGTGTGGAAAGGACGCCTGGCCCCATAGACGCCACATCACCCAGGCATGGGAACTCGAGCCTGATGGCCACGCCCATTATCAGTCGAGAGCATGGCATTCCCGGATCAGCACATTCGTCTTTCACGCTGCCCGCTCCAGAGGGTGGACTGTCCCCAACCAAGCACTCCCCCCCCATGCCACGTCCCCAGCCACCCAGCATCAAAACTCCTGCGCTTCCGTCTGTACTGCCACCTGTAGCAACACTTTCGCCGTCCCCTCGACAACAGATTCTGACGCCGCCGATCAAGCCGATTGAGCCGGTTCGAAGGCCGCAGCCGTCAAAGGCAAGCTCTGGGTCCGTTTGA
- a CDS encoding Putative membrane magnesium transporter has product MTWISRSITAIGLLLLGHACYSAQEHSALQSFRAASPLATSTPAVNTSLPADITIETAVATVVIIIGLVLGAPNLRPIQWRVWAGKIEREGEAGFLTGSGEVEKDYVGNPFRILESRPGFADVRKQRRDFTNWIKAGKKTGSSAASH; this is encoded by the exons ATGACCTGGATTTCACGCTCCATCACGGCCATTGGCCTTTTGCTGCTCGGTCACGC CTGCTACTCGGCACAAGAGCATTCCGCGTTGCAATCCTTCCGGGCTGCGTCGCCCTTGGCGACGTCCACGCCAGCGGTCAACACCTCCCTACCGGCGGATATCACCATCGAGACGGCTGTGGCGACAGTGGTCATCATTATCGGCCTCGTACTAGGTGCCCCAAACCTCCGACCGATTCAGTGGCGCGTATGGGCTGGCAAGATTGAGAGGGAGGGCGAGGCAGGATTCTTGACGGGCAGTGGTGAGGTTGAGAAGGACTATGTTGGCAATCCTTTCCGCATTCTCGAGAGTCGACCAGGCTTTGCCGATGTTCGGAAACAGAGACGCGACTTCACCAACTGGATCAAGGCCGGTAAGAAGACTGGGAGTTCGGCTGCCTCACACTGA
- a CDS encoding Putative High mobility group box domain-containing protein yields MEHNGPPSPAPSNDDIHPNGLHHLIRPIGTTSYPREHLHPNDMGGLQTPSRYGTPVPQQDMPYGHHTPYSHRANDGQMVRIITFFTHTFGSRTPTDMMPQSYHHGYDTSAGSMYGPMSGELSHQPYSTPDTSPPTPSRASDVLTTRSGLNIHKGSSTIKPLAARATRVEKSTPRKKKERAKSSKKIDGVTKPLSELAKEQPHIPVADIGAYVQRSAEVRMKEVEESKTPGRIKRPMNAFMLYRKAYQNLAKGLCTQNNHQVVSQVCGSGWPLEPEHVRDQFNDWAKEERANHQKAHPGYKFTPSKPRPKAREEDESDQGDLDDMEWGRSRAGSRGRQLRKPAHGRNEAPASIFHNYPPLQTSPMGLGVQTQSMYHYSNPGKPLPAPYSQTGLGGGQYYQQSVHQRQDATGFVEDVLIRKSPSPAMGYAAPSMDNRYDGMGQYGPMSHHDGLEPMIDPGLMGHGGHPYGDPYGDPMLEPRWTNPLGFGDGRQDLLEGLSGYDDNLMHDPQLQILRGQESSWRVEELEGSHFNNWIDPE; encoded by the exons ATGGAACACAACGGCCCTCCGTCTCCAGCTCCTTCAAACGATGATATTCACCCCAACGGACTGCATCACTTGATACGCCCGATCGGAACCACGTCTTACCCCAGAGAGCATCTGCACCCTAATGATATGGGGGGTTTGCAGACTCCTTCTCGATACGGCACACCTGTACCTCAACAGGATATGCCTTACGGTCACCACACCCCGTACTCGCACCGCGCAAATGATGGTCAGATGGTAAGAATTATCACCTTCTTCACCCACACCTTTGGTTCAAGAACCCCCACTGACATGATGCCGCAGTCTTATCACCATGGCTATGACACTAGCGCTGGCTCCATGTACGGCCCAATGTCCGGGGAACTAAGCCATCAG CCATACAGCACCCCCGACACATCACCGCCTACACCTTCGCGGGCGTCGGATGTGTTGACCACTCGTAGTGGGCTCAACATCCACAAGGGATCGTCGACTATCAAGCCGCTCGCGGCTCGGGCAACCCGTGTCGAAAAGTCGACGcccaggaagaagaaggagcgAGCCAAGTCGTCCAAAAAGATCGACGGCGTAACGAAACCCCTGAGCGAGTTGGCCAAGGAGCAACCTCACATTCCAGTGGCAGACATCGGTGCCTACGTCCAACGGTCTGCAGAGGTACGAATGAAGGAAGTGGAAGAGAGCAAGACGCCCGGTAGGATCAAGCGGCCCATGAACGCCTTCATGTTGTACCGCAAGGCCTACCAGAACCTTGCCAAAGGTCTATGCACACAAAACAACCACCAGGTGGTATCCCAGGTCTGTGGGAGCGGCTGGCCCTTGGAGCCCGAACATGTTCGTGACCAGTTCAATGACTGGGCCAAGGAGGAGCGAGCGAATCACCAGAAGGCCCACCCCGGATACAAGTTCACGCCGTCAAAACCGAGACCCAAGGcgagggaagaagatgagTCCGATCAGGGCGATTTGGACGACATGGAATGGGGCCGTAGCCGAGCAGGCTCAAGGGGCAGGCAGCTGAGGAAGCCAGCACACGGCAGAAACGAAGCGCCTGCATCCATCTTCCACAACTACCCACCGCTCCAGACAAGCCCGATGGGTCTTGGGGTGCAAACGCAGTCCATGTACCACTACAGCAACCCGGGAAAGCCTCTGCCAGCGCCATATAGCCAGACTGGCCTTGGAGGTGGTCAATATTACCAGCAAAGTGTTCATCAGCGTCAGGACGCAACTGGCTTCGTTGAGGACGTGCTCATCCGAAAGTCGCCATCACCAGCGATGGGCTATGCTGCGCCGTCGATGGACAACCGTTACGACGGCATGGGTCAGTATGGACCCATGTCGCATCATGACGGCCTAGAGCCCATGATTGATCCGGGTTTGATGGGGCACGGAGGACACCCGTATGGAGACCCGTATGGCGATCCCATGCTGGAGCCGAGATGGACGAACCCTCTTGGTTTCGGCGACGGGAGACAGGACCTCCTCGAAGGTCTATCTGGGTACGATGATAACCTTATGCATGACCCCCAGTTACAAATTTTGAGGGGGCAGGAAAGTAGCTGGAGAGTGGAGGAGCTTGAAGGCAGCCACTTCAACAATTGGATAGACCCAGAGTGA